The genomic DNA TCAAACACTTTGAAGGCAGAAATCATATTCATTAGTGTCAAGAAAAAGAGAGTGGGCGATATCATCGGTAGCGTAATTTTGAAAAATACGGTGTGTTTTTTTGCTCTGTCAAGGCTTGCGGCTTCATAAAGATAGGCCGGTATCGTCTGCATAGCGGAGATAAGAATAATTGTGTTGTACCCGATTCCTTTCCAAACCGATACCAAAATTAAGGAAAATAGTGCTACCTTGGGACTGTCCAGCCAGCCAACTGGAGAGATGCCCGCCATTTTAAGAATATAGTTGAGAAGCCCATAGTCGGAGTCCATCAGCCACATCCATATGAATGCCACCGAGACTAGGGAAACAATATGAGGCGTAAAAATGACGCTTTGCATAATGCTGCTAATTTTGGTTTTATTCTTTAGATAAACGGCCAGCGGCAGAGCAAAGCCAACCGAAAATACCACCATAAAAAACGTGTACTGAAATGAATTGCTAACAACCTGCCAGAATTCCATATCACCTATAAGTCCAATAAAATTGTCGAGCCCTACAAACGTCTTTGGGCCGATCATGTTCCACTCAAAAAAGCTGAGATAAACCATGTAACCAATGGGGTAAAGTATAAAAACTGAAAAAACAATCATGGACGGTGCAACCATAATGTAAGGAAGCGTAGCGGAAGCAAACTGCTTTAGTTCCCTGTTAAGGCTTCGATGCTGTCCAAGGTTCACTGAAGAAAAACGTGCATTAGCGGTTATCGCTGTATCCATATTTTGCATTCTTATATACCACCTTTCGCTTAAACATCAATTCGTTGTTCATCGGCATCGAAAAAGAACAGACTATCTTTTTGGACATAAACCGTACATGCACCGTAATCTATCGGGCGGGTATCAAAGCTTTTGACATTAACAACACCACAGGGGGTTTCTACCTTATAGAGAATCTGGTCACCGAGCATTTCTCTAGTGAGGATATCACCTTTAAATGCTATCTCGTTTTCGGCCGGTGAGTTTTTAACGCCGAGTGATGCTTTTTCAGGACGAAAACCAACATGCTGTGCACCTGCTGGGAGAGCATGTCCCATTGAGGCATAAACCTTTGCTTCCAGTATATTCATAGGCGGAGATCCGATAAAACGCGCCGTAAAAACATTGTTGGGCTTTTCATATATCGCCGACGGACTTCCCTTTTGCTTAATTTCCCCCTTATCTAAAAGAATAATTTCTGTCCCCATGGACATGGCTTCCACCTGATCGTGAGTCACGTAAACAAAGGTGGTATTTAGCTTTCGGTAAAGCTCAATGAGGTCGGTGCGAATCTGATTGCGCAGCTTGGCGTCCAAATTCGACAGGGGTTCATCCATTAGAAACACCGACGGTTTTTTAACAATTGCCCTTGCTAGTGCCACCCTTTGACGTTGGCCACCTGAAAGATGCTGAGGTTTGCGTACAAGGTATTCTTCAAGCCCCACCATCTTGGCAATCTCATTGACACGGGTCTCGCGTTCTGCTTTAGGAATTTTGATATTCTTGAGACCAAATTCAATATTTTCCTTTACGTTCATAGTAGGATATAGCGCATAATTTTGAAACACCATGGCGATACGTCGTTCTCCCGGTTGCATATTTTTTACGTTTACGCCATCTATGTAGGTATCGCCCTCTGTTTCCTTTTCGAGCCCAGCGATCATCCGCAAAACAGTGGATTTCCCGCAACCCGAAGGTCCCAAAAGAACAGTAAAACTACCATCTTTGATATTGAGATCCAATTTTTCGATGACGGGAGAGTTAGCCCCATAGGCTTTTGTGATATTCCTCAACTCAATTTTGTTCATGAAGATCTCCATCCATTTATTTTTACTAATTGGATTATATTGTCTTTGTATGAAATCATCACGAATTTCAAGTTAAACTCGCGTTAAGCTGCATTTGTCTATCAATATTCCTTGTTCCCTCATTTTCGTCTAGTGTTTATGATATACTTAAATTCCAGATGCCTATTATTTATATTTGACGAGGTGGTTTTATGACAGCGATAGAAGTACGATTGGAACAGCGTGATGAGATAACTTTATATGGAAATATGGGGACAAACAAACGACAAGACCACCGCAAAAGACATTTCGCATTTGTCGTCAGAATTCCACAAAATGACTGGAACCAAGGACGGTACTGTATTACCTTTTTTGTGCTTTCTAAAAATTACGATGCCAACTTGTATGCTTCGCGTTATGCTCATTTGGTTCGTGTGCAAATTGCAAATACAATATCAACCGTAGGCTTTTTCCCTACCGCCTTTTCGGTATGATATTCGTACTCAAGGTTTTGTGCATAGTAATCACTTTGTGGAAGCCATTTCATGTAAAAGAAGCGTTTCGCTTCTCCAATAGCTAAACCCCATAGCGCACCAAATTTGGGTTTAACCGAAGCAATCGCATATTCGCCACAAGGCAAAATCAATTTACTCAATTTGTCATCTGCAATTAGGCTTCCAATAAATAATCCGGAGTTCCCAGTTATAATTTTATAGCGGGCCTGCAAAGCCACTCTAACGCGCACTCAAAGCACATTTCTTGAGGTATACCGTTTTCCGTTTCAAGCAGCGTATCGCATTCCGGCTTATTTTGGCAAAACGGTATTTTTTCTGCTATAGATTCCGCGACTAAAATTTCTTTTAGTGCTTCATCGCTCATATTTCAGATTTGGTCGGCGTAGCTCATGCCGCCGCAACTGTGTGATATCATTTCTGCGCCTCCATTCTGTTATTTGTCGTCACATTAGCAATTGCCGAACTTTTAAACAGGGGTAGAATTCTCCAGCGACATTTGAGATAATAAAATAAAATGTTTATTTTAGACGAAGGAGAATTTTAGTGAAGAATATTAATTGGAAAATATTAAATTTAGCATTTTGGATAGAGATTGTTTTATCTTATCTTTTACCATTTAAGATAATTGACAATTTTCAATATAAGGTTGGTTTTCCCATACCGTTTATTACTATTTATGATACGGCAATTAGAGTAACCCCCTTGATGTCCATGCAACTAAATCCTCTATCTCTGTTGCTTAATACAATGATTATTTATTTTATTATTTCGTTACCAATAAAAGCGTACTGCAGATTTAAATCCCAATCTAATCGCATAAAATGAACATAACGCAATGCAGGTAAATTATAATTTAACGGATTTCGCCTTCTCAATCCTCGCTTTAAGCGCCTGCAACAGCGCTTCCTGCGAGGGGGTTCGTCCAGCGGCAGCAACACGCGCAAATGCGGCACCGCCGAGGAATACTTTCTAGTTGAATAGACGCAGTACCCACAGCCCAAACCGTCGATTGGCGCAGCACGTCGTTCGCACCGCCCGCCGGGATGTAGTCGAGGTCGAGAGCCAGCACGGCGCTCAATTTCCTTAGATAGCCACTTGGAAAGCTGCGCAATGCTATTCGGGTTATCTAAGCCCGATATAGCTACAGCCTCCTCGCGAAGTGTCGTCGCGGTACTTTCCCCAATTAGGATCGCGCCATCCATCAGCTCAAGATCGACCGCAACACCACACGTGTTGATGATCTAGTCGGTTTCCCACTGCTTTTGCAGCGTGGGCTTTCATTTCGGTGACGGCGTCTTGCCGGTTGTATTCAACAAACAGCTGCCACTTCTCAGGGGCGTGGTGTAACAATGTTATTGAATCCAATTCAGAAGCGGGAATACGAACTGTAGCAACAGCC from Oscillospiraceae bacterium MB24-C1 includes the following:
- a CDS encoding sugar ABC transporter permease, which encodes MQNMDTAITANARFSSVNLGQHRSLNRELKQFASATLPYIMVAPSMIVFSVFILYPIGYMVYLSFFEWNMIGPKTFVGLDNFIGLIGDMEFWQVVSNSFQYTFFMVVFSVGFALPLAVYLKNKTKISSIMQSVIFTPHIVSLVSVAFIWMWLMDSDYGLLNYILKMAGISPVGWLDSPKVALFSLILVSVWKGIGYNTIILISAMQTIPAYLYEAASLDRAKKHTVFFKITLPMISPTLFFLTLMNMISAFKVFETVNIMTQGGPMNSTNTLVYNIYQYGFNFYKIGNASAIGVVLMAIIGVCTYLYFKVLNSRVYYR
- a CDS encoding ATP-binding cassette domain-containing protein — protein: MNKIELRNITKAYGANSPVIEKLDLNIKDGSFTVLLGPSGCGKSTVLRMIAGLEKETEGDTYIDGVNVKNMQPGERRIAMVFQNYALYPTMNVKENIEFGLKNIKIPKAERETRVNEIAKMVGLEEYLVRKPQHLSGGQRQRVALARAIVKKPSVFLMDEPLSNLDAKLRNQIRTDLIELYRKLNTTFVYVTHDQVEAMSMGTEIILLDKGEIKQKGSPSAIYEKPNNVFTARFIGSPPMNILEAKVYASMGHALPAGAQHVGFRPEKASLGVKNSPAENEIAFKGDILTREMLGDQILYKVETPCGVVNVKSFDTRPIDYGACTVYVQKDSLFFFDADEQRIDV